Part of the Vibrio celticus genome, TGATCGCTTATATCTTGGGTGTCGGTGACATCATTCATAAGCTACTGCTCGATGTGGGTGTCGATGTATCAGCATCCGTTGCGTATACCATTTTCAGCCTATTGATGGGCGCTATCGTCGTCTCAGGCAAGTCTTATATCGACAAACTGAATCGCGGGCTATTCATCTTGATGGTCGTGATGTTGTTTATCGTTATTGCATCCTTGTTTAGCAACATTCGCCTTGATTACCTAACTCAAACCAGCCAATACACGGCCAACGACGTGGTGCAATACAGCGCAGTTATCTTTACTAGCTTTGCCTCTATGGTGGTGATCCCGTCACTGGTTATCTACAACCGTGAAGCAACTCAAAAGCAGATCCGCAATATGATTCTGCTAGGCTCAGTGATTCCATTAATTTGCTACCTAACTTGGTTATTCGCGATTATCGGCAACCTTGGCACAGACGCGATCAGCCAGTTCCACAATATCTCTGAGTTGATCTCTGCATTCAGCGGCCAATCTGCTTGGTTGAAAGTGGTGATTGCGCTGTTCTCTGCTTTAGCCTTGGTGACTTCTTTCCTCGGCGTATCGATGGCGCTTTACGACCAAAACAAAGACGCGGTGACCAACAACAAAGCGTTGGCTTATGCGCTGACCTTCATCTTACCTTTGGTATTAGCAGAGCTATTCGCGAGCCAATTTGTAAGCATGCTGGACTATGCAGGCATGGTGCTAGTGTTCCTAGCTATCTGGGGCCCACTCGCAATGGTGGTTAAGGTTCGTAGACCTGACTTCCCTCACCTGCAAACTGAAGGCAGCTACACAGCAGCCGGCGGCGACACGGCACTAATGGCAACATTCGGCTTTGGTGCGTTGATTTTCGTGTCTTGGTTTATGGGGTAGATCCCAATTGAATGGACGATCTGTTGCCATTTAGAAGACAGCAGATACAAATAGCCCGTTAGTCCTGCTATTAAAAGTAGAGACTAACGGGCATTTTATTTCTTATTGGAGTGCTTGCTAGTTAGCTCTTAAACGTACTCGCAATATCTTTCAATGAAGCTGCTAACTGAGCTTGTTCTTTGGCTGTTGCAGCTATTTGCGTTGCACCTGTCGTAGATTCTGTCGACTTCTGCTCTACTGCCATCACGTTCTGAGCGATGTCTTGAGTCACTACCGCTTGCTCTTCGGTTGCGGTTGCGATCTGCTCAGTCATGCTAAAGATCTCGCTTACCGATGCTGAGATACCTTGTAAGGTGTGCTCCACCTCTTTTGAATCCTCAACCGCTTTAGACGACATCTTCTTGCTGTTATCAATCACATTAAACGCGGTTTGCACATCAGACTGTAGCGAGCTGATGAAACCTTCAATTTCAGCTGTCGATTGCTGAGTACGCTGTGCTAGCGTGCGAACTTCATCGGCGACGACGGCGAAACCACGGCCTTGCTCACCCGCACGAGCCGCTTCAATTGCCGCGTTCAACGCAAGTAAGTTGGTTTGTTCTGCTACCGACTTAATCACATCAATCACACTGTTAATGTTGTTGCTGCTTTCGTGTAGGTGCGTGATCTTTTCAGCTAGATCATTAATTTCAGATGCCAGTTTCTCGATCGAGTGGTAAGAGTCTTGGACTGTGCTCAAACCTTCTTGAGACTGCTCATCGACCAGTTTAGCGGAACTTGCTGTCTGCTGAGTTTTAGCCGCCACCTCATTTACCGTAGCCGATAGCTCTTCTGTCGCCGTTGCAACCAAGCCAATTTGGTCTTGTTGTTGCACTAGCGTGTTCGAATTGTAGTGACAGGTTTGTGAGGTTTCTTCAGCGGCAGAAGCCAAGGTCAAACTCGATTGAGACAAGTTATCGATGACATTCGAAAACTTCTCTAAGGTTTCGTTGAGTGCCGAAGAGATCAGTCCAAGCTCACTGTTGCCAACGAACTTAGCGCGAACTGTTAAGTCGTTGTCATTACGAACCTTAGACAACATCACTGTAAGGTCTTTTACTCTCATCGTTAGGTCGCTGATCGCTTTAAAGCTCACAAAAGTCGCAAATAACGTAATCAAAGCAAATAGACTAATACTCATCATCATCGCAGACTGCGCCTGTGACATCTTTTTCTCAGTCAATGCAATCAGTGACTCAGCAAGGTGGTTTTCTGTTTTCTTTAGCTGAACAATACGAGCGGTAGATTGAGAGAACCAGTACACAGGGTCGACATCAAAGCCACTCATCTTAGATTCAGCCAAACTACGAAGTTTTTCTACTTCTGCTATAGAGCGATCGTTTAATTGTTGCTCAAAGAAACGAACGTTCGCTGGGTTGCTCAACACTTCAAAATTCGAAAAGTAGGTATTTTGCTCTGTCACCAAAGAGATGAATTTAACCAACATGCCTGGGCCAAATTCATTTTTAGAGAAGGTATTATTTAGGACAGCACGCTCGATACCTGCTCGCTCTTTACCTTGTAAAAAGTTGTAGTAAGCGATGGTTTCAGTGGTGATGGCAGCATCAGAGCTAAGCTCAGCAATTAACGCCGATACGCTCAGCAGTTTTGCATTGAGTTTGGTGTAGTAACCCAAAGCTTCAGACAGAGGAATCGATTGAGAATCGACTCGATTTCGAATAGAAGTAATTTGATTTAGGCTTTGGCTTATTTCAGTGTTCAGCCGAGTGATCTGCGGTAAATCGATTTCAGCAGATTGCCAGTATTCGGTTTTCAGATTACGTCTATTATCTGCACTGGCTCTTTGTGCACGTAGTTCACTGACAAACTTAGTGCCCTGTGAGCCGATAAACCCAGCCGTCATTCCACGCTCTTTTTGTAACTCATGCACAAGTTCACTGTACACAACCGACAAACGGGTAAGTTGGTTTAATGAAGACAATTCACTGGTGGTTTCTACGCCTTTGGATATCGCAGAAACACTGAGCCAGAGAAACCCTAAGATCGGTAAAATAAGCAAAGCGATGATTTTTTGCTTAAAAGACATATCGGTTAATTTCATTTTTATTTCCTAGCGGCTAACGAATCTTTATTTGTCGTGTAATTAGACACACTTCTAAAACGGTGTACCTTTACTGAGATCATAATAATATTTAGTTTTATCAATTACCGTGCCATAACGGACGGTAATCAATAACGCTAGCATTTAACTTTACTGAACTCATTGACTTGTCTATAAAACTGTTAGCTATGCAACTTTATAAAACACAAAAAATGTGCAACAACATTTTCCCGACGCAAGTGACTGAAAAATGACAGCTTTTAATAACCCTAAAGAGGTACATGCTCACCCTTTGTCCCCTTATTCGTCGCTACATATTCAGCGCCAACTATGTATAATGCCGGGCTCAAAAAGTTACGAATTCAATTAACGTAGAAGCATAATTAGAGGTTTTTATGGACTGTCCCGCTTGCGAAGAACACATTGGATGGGAATGGGTAGAAGAAGCAGCAATCGAACCCAATGAAGAATTCGATTGTCCAGAGTGCGAAGCAACATTGATGTACACCATCGATGAAGGCACCTACTACGGCGCTCAGCACAAGACCGTAGGAGTTATTGATGATTAAGAGATTTCCTGATGATCGAGACGTTTTATTAAATCTTTTATGTTCTAAGCCTGTGCAAAGCAGGCAAACACACCTTTACTAGAACGGGCGTTCAGCATAAAATATTGAACATATGTTCAGATTAATGAAGTTGATGTTATGGCCAAGACCGCGAAGTTCGATAGACAAGACGTAGTAGATAAAGCAACGAACCTGTATTGGGAAAAGGGCTTTCACGCGACATCTATGCGTAACCTGCAAGATGTGATTGATATGCGTCCGGGTAGCATCTACGCGACGTTTGGCAGCAAAGAAGGTCTGTTTAAAGAGACGCTTGCTCGCTATACCGAACTTGGCATCCTCAATCTGAACCGTTTCCGCAGCGAAACAGATTCTCCGATCAAAGCACTCGAAAGCTTCGTAAAACGTGCGGTGGTCGAATCAAAACAAAGTTCGCCAAATGGCATGTGTATGCTAGCGAAAACAGTCGCAGAACTGACTGATGAACATGCAGAATTATTGGAAGAAGCGAAGAAATCACTGAAGATCATGGAAGGTGAGTTCGCTAAGCTGATTGCCGAAGCTCAAGAGCTAGGTGAGATCAGTAAAGAGCGAGAACCGACTCAACTTGCTCGACATGTTCAAGTTCAGATCGCAGGCCTGCGTACCTACGCGAAAACCTGTGACGACATCGATTTACTTAACTCAATGGTTGAAGACGTATTTAAGTATCATCCTTTCTAAAAGCTGAGCTTATTTAGAAGCCATACAAAAAGACTCCACGGTTAGCCAAAGGCTAGAGCGGAGTCTTTTTAGTTTTGATCCAGTTAACTTTATAGATGATTAACTTTGTAGTTTAAGGATTACACCTTTCTCATGATCAGCGCCTGCGCATTGAGCATCGCCTCTTTGGTGCTGACATCTAGCGTTTTCACGTTCGTAAAGCGCTCGACTTCTTTAATCGCCACATCGTGAGCGAAAATCACCAACCTCGCCCTTTCAATGTCTTTTGGTGTGATGCGATTACCAATCCCGTTAGCACCTTGTGTTTCGACTTTAATCCGAACCCCAAGATGATGCGCCGCCTTTTCCAGAGACTTGGCAGCTAGGAAAGTGTGGGCAACACCAGATGGACAAGAAGTGATTGCGAGTACATCAGCTTGCCCTTCTTCCGTCACCGAACCACCAGCAAACTGGTTGGAACTCGTCTCGCCTTCGACCACATTCTTTTTCAGCAGTATCACGATAAAAGCCGTGGTGAGCGCCCCTGCGAATGTGCCAATGATGTAGCCAATTTTTCCGTCAACCACAGGCAAAACAATCCAGCCACCCCATGGTGCATGATTTACCACATGGAACATAAAGCCAACTACGTTACCGACAATACCACCAGCCACGACAGCAGGCAGTACACGTGCAGGGTCGGCGGCAGCAAATGGAATCGCACCTTCACTGATGCCGATCATTCCCATGATGCCTGCGGCTTTTCCGGCTTCGCGTTCGTCGCGTTTAAACTTCTTCGGCGATATAAAAGTCGCGAGAGCCATGCCGAGTGGTGGTGTACAAATCGCAATGCCGACGCCTCCCATCAACCAAGGCTGGGTGTTCACTTGAGTTTGAGCAAACAACGTAGCAACCTTGTTGATTGGGCCGCCCATATCAAAAGCCGTCATCGCACCTAAAATACTGCCGAGCACCATTTTTCCTGAGCCTGCCATGCCAGTCAGCATTTGGTTCATCTCTAGCATCACTTGAGCTATCGGTGAGCCAATCACCCACATCACCGCACCACAGGTCACGAAGGTGCCGACTAATGGATAGATGAAGATCGAGCTCAGCGAGATCATGCTGTCTGGCAGCTTGATCTTCTTGAGTAGATTAACCACAAAGCCCGCGAAGAAGCCGACCACAATCGCACCGAGGAATCCGGTATTGTATTGATTGACCGCGACCCAAGAACCAATCATGCCGGGTGCTAAACCCGGTTTGTCGGCCATTGAATACGCGATGTAGCCACCGAGCACCGCAGTAAACAGAGTTAAGCCCGCGATGCCCATCTGTGCGATGTCTGCTAACACACCACTTTCAGGTACTGCGCCATGACCAGACATCATCACCGACAAAGACAAAAGCACACCACCTGCAACCACGAAAGGAATCATATGTGAGGTGCCGTATAACAAGTGTTCTTTAAGGCGATTAAGAGATTGTGCCCAAGGGCTGAGTGGCTCGACATACACTTCATGATGGCTAGAGGCGTAACTATCGAAAGGTTCAAAATTGGCTTCGAGAAACAGCTCTTGAGCTTCCCCGACGGACTCCACTGCCTTTAATTTTGTAACAAAGCCATCTTCGATAAGTCTGGTCGAAATCTGAGCTAGTACCTCGATATGGTGGTCGTCGTGGTTGTCTGGTGAAGCGAGCATGAAGAACACGTCCGACAGTTCGCCGCCGTCTGCACCATAATCGATACCAGACCTGCTGATACCTACAGCGACAGCAGGTTTAGCTACGGCAGTACTTTTCGCGTGTGGAATCGCAATACCATCGTCAAAACCTGTATTACCGATGGCTTCACGCTTCCAGATATCATCAAGGAATTCACGTTTATTAGAGAGCTTACCGGCACGGTCGAGCAGTTCAACAAGCTCTTCAAATACCGCCTGTTTTGAGTCTGCTTGTAAATCCAAACAGATAATCTCGGGCTCGATAATGTTGGTGATATCCATATGCTGCTCTGCCTCGCCTGATTTCAGACTGAAGTAATTAGTGTCTGTTAACCAAAGTGATAAGGTTAATAAGATGAAAAGATTAACGGTGTGAAGGCACTCAATATATAGGACGAAAGGTGCATTAACTGGATTATTGTAACCAAGAACTCAGAGTGTGACTTTCACCTTGGAATAAAAAACGCCAATCCATAAAATCCACAGACCCCATAACAATATCGTCCCTCCCCTTGCGAGCTTTCTATGCTGGATTTCCCATGCAAGATAGCTTTTGCAAAGTAGCTTCTGAAAGGTAGCTTATGTAACGTAACAGGGACGAGATTAAGCCGAGAATAATAATGAGAATTGTAGCGGTAACTGCGTGCCCTACAGGCATTGCGCATACTTATATGGCAGCTGATGCTCTAAATAAAACAGCCCCTAAGTTCAACGTTTCAATCAAGGTTGAGACGCAAGGCGCTATGGGTATAGAAAACTTACTGACAGCCCAAGATATTACCCTCGCAGACAAAGTGTTGATCGTCTCTGATATCGACATTGAACAGCCAAGCCGCTTCGACCCAGCTAAAACCTTATTCATTCCAATGGAAGAAGTGTTGTTGAGTGTCGATAAAGTCTTTATTAAGCATTGTCGAACTTAAACTTTTCATGAATGAATATCAGATTACCTTCTTCGTTAACGATCCTGCCGCAAACTCACATGTCGCGCAGCCGCTGACTCGCTTAGCGAAGAAGTTCAAAAGCAACATCCGCATTATCAACATCACTCAAAATCGAACCGCTGATCTATCCAAATCCGTCGCGATGCTGCAAGTAGGTTTACTTCGTGGTGATTTGTGTCAGATAACCGCGGTCGGTATTGATGCAGAGCTGGCCTGTTTCGTTCTCAAAGATGTAATTGCCGAGCATTACGACATGGTTGGCTCACAAGTGAACCATGAATTCTCTAGCGATTTAATCCAGCGAATGCCACAGATATGCCCACCTTGTGACATCAAGTGGCACCACGCCAAGGCGCAAACTCAACTGACCAAATTTGAGTGCTTGAAAGGGCTCGCTCACCTTGTTTACCCAGAGGACCCAGATGAACTGATTCTGGCATTTATTAAGCGAGAAGAACGCTCTTCAACCTGCGTGTCACCGGGTATTGCACTGCCGCATGTGATGTTTGAATCGACTCAAGATCTCTCGATTGCGGTTATCGTCAGTGACGACCCGAT contains:
- a CDS encoding PTS sugar transporter subunit IIA, with the protein product MNEYQITFFVNDPAANSHVAQPLTRLAKKFKSNIRIINITQNRTADLSKSVAMLQVGLLRGDLCQITAVGIDAELACFVLKDVIAEHYDMVGSQVNHEFSSDLIQRMPQICPPCDIKWHHAKAQTQLTKFECLKGLAHLVYPEDPDELILAFIKREERSSTCVSPGIALPHVMFESTQDLSIAVIVSDDPIDWASRIGEVHVAIALVLPTKPQREHIVAATNLTRNLLHDQVNERLQKTRSSVDLQALLMYISSRLI
- a CDS encoding PTS fructose transporter subunit IIB is translated as MRIVAVTACPTGIAHTYMAADALNKTAPKFNVSIKVETQGAMGIENLLTAQDITLADKVLIVSDIDIEQPSRFDPAKTLFIPMEEVLLSVDKVFIKHCRT
- a CDS encoding amino acid permease, producing the protein MKLFGSSLILSGTALGAGMLAIPMVLAQFGFMISSVLMLLIFIGTTYSALLLAEACTKTKDNSGMSSVAYLTLGSKGKHFINALFYLLLVCMLIAYILGVGDIIHKLLLDVGVDVSASVAYTIFSLLMGAIVVSGKSYIDKLNRGLFILMVVMLFIVIASLFSNIRLDYLTQTSQYTANDVVQYSAVIFTSFASMVVIPSLVIYNREATQKQIRNMILLGSVIPLICYLTWLFAIIGNLGTDAISQFHNISELISAFSGQSAWLKVVIALFSALALVTSFLGVSMALYDQNKDAVTNNKALAYALTFILPLVLAELFASQFVSMLDYAGMVLVFLAIWGPLAMVVKVRRPDFPHLQTEGSYTAAGGDTALMATFGFGALIFVSWFMG
- a CDS encoding methyl-accepting chemotaxis protein produces the protein MKLTDMSFKQKIIALLILPILGFLWLSVSAISKGVETTSELSSLNQLTRLSVVYSELVHELQKERGMTAGFIGSQGTKFVSELRAQRASADNRRNLKTEYWQSAEIDLPQITRLNTEISQSLNQITSIRNRVDSQSIPLSEALGYYTKLNAKLLSVSALIAELSSDAAITTETIAYYNFLQGKERAGIERAVLNNTFSKNEFGPGMLVKFISLVTEQNTYFSNFEVLSNPANVRFFEQQLNDRSIAEVEKLRSLAESKMSGFDVDPVYWFSQSTARIVQLKKTENHLAESLIALTEKKMSQAQSAMMMSISLFALITLFATFVSFKAISDLTMRVKDLTVMLSKVRNDNDLTVRAKFVGNSELGLISSALNETLEKFSNVIDNLSQSSLTLASAAEETSQTCHYNSNTLVQQQDQIGLVATATEELSATVNEVAAKTQQTASSAKLVDEQSQEGLSTVQDSYHSIEKLASEINDLAEKITHLHESSNNINSVIDVIKSVAEQTNLLALNAAIEAARAGEQGRGFAVVADEVRTLAQRTQQSTAEIEGFISSLQSDVQTAFNVIDNSKKMSSKAVEDSKEVEHTLQGISASVSEIFSMTEQIATATEEQAVVTQDIAQNVMAVEQKSTESTTGATQIAATAKEQAQLAASLKDIASTFKS
- a CDS encoding TetR/AcrR family transcriptional regulator; this translates as MAKTAKFDRQDVVDKATNLYWEKGFHATSMRNLQDVIDMRPGSIYATFGSKEGLFKETLARYTELGILNLNRFRSETDSPIKALESFVKRAVVESKQSSPNGMCMLAKTVAELTDEHAELLEEAKKSLKIMEGEFAKLIAEAQELGEISKEREPTQLARHVQVQIAGLRTYAKTCDDIDLLNSMVEDVFKYHPF
- a CDS encoding fructose-specific PTS transporter subunit EIIC; the protein is MDITNIIEPEIICLDLQADSKQAVFEELVELLDRAGKLSNKREFLDDIWKREAIGNTGFDDGIAIPHAKSTAVAKPAVAVGISRSGIDYGADGGELSDVFFMLASPDNHDDHHIEVLAQISTRLIEDGFVTKLKAVESVGEAQELFLEANFEPFDSYASSHHEVYVEPLSPWAQSLNRLKEHLLYGTSHMIPFVVAGGVLLSLSVMMSGHGAVPESGVLADIAQMGIAGLTLFTAVLGGYIAYSMADKPGLAPGMIGSWVAVNQYNTGFLGAIVVGFFAGFVVNLLKKIKLPDSMISLSSIFIYPLVGTFVTCGAVMWVIGSPIAQVMLEMNQMLTGMAGSGKMVLGSILGAMTAFDMGGPINKVATLFAQTQVNTQPWLMGGVGIAICTPPLGMALATFISPKKFKRDEREAGKAAGIMGMIGISEGAIPFAAADPARVLPAVVAGGIVGNVVGFMFHVVNHAPWGGWIVLPVVDGKIGYIIGTFAGALTTAFIVILLKKNVVEGETSSNQFAGGSVTEEGQADVLAITSCPSGVAHTFLAAKSLEKAAHHLGVRIKVETQGANGIGNRITPKDIERARLVIFAHDVAIKEVERFTNVKTLDVSTKEAMLNAQALIMRKV